DNA sequence from the Candidatus Kaistella beijingensis genome:
AAAAGATTTTTAAATTGTCCCAGTCAGAAGTTGTGCTACCTTCTCCTCCTACTTTCCAATCAAAAGTTAACTTTCCTTTCAATTCGCCTGCCGGAACCGTAACATCTCTGTATAAGTGAGAGTAAGTAGATAACTGTGAATAAATCCAAGATGTTCCATTGTCATTGGAGATGTATCCACAATTTGCACTTGTTGGAGCTGGAGCAGCTCCTACCACCCAAATATCAGCAGTTGGAACTACTGATGACCATCCGTTGCTTAAAAGTGTTGTTCCACTTTCAAAGCCTCCGCCCGCAGATGGATCAATTAAAATTGTTTGTGCACCAAGCCACGATGTAAGTAGTAAGGTACACCATAAGAAAATTTTCTTCATAGTATAAAGGTTTTTAAATAAAAAAACAAATTTACTATAATTTCTGGTCAATATGATAAATTCTAAATAAAAAATTTAAATTTAATATATTCAAATTTTATGAACATTGCGAATTTGATAAAATAAGAAACCCGATATTAAAGATATTTAGAATTTAACAAGGAATTGGCTCACTATTTTATGAAATATTCAAATTAAACATGATAAACCTCAACCCTTTCTAATTAATTAGGAATTCTTTTTTATATATCGAGATCAAAATCCTTAATGTGGGTGGGATAATCCTAGGTAGTCAAGAAAAAATTCTTAACAAAAAATCGGCAATAAAATTCTTACGAACTAATAATTAATCAACCTCTTAAAATAGATGAGAACTACCAATTTTATATTTAATTCAACAGTTTATGCAAATCATAACATTTTTTTTAATTTTTTTTTATTTTCGTTTTAAAAAAAATTATACATTTGGTTTTCTTTAACGAAATTAACAATTTAAAAATTAAAGTTAATCTATGAAAACAAAACTATTGTCGCTCGCTTTCGTAGCAGTTGCCGGTTTTTCCTACGGACAAACCGGTTCTTTATGGACTCAAGCTTCTAAAAAAGCAGGTTCACAAGTAATTGGAAATAAAACTTCCATTACTACACCTAAACTTTTTGAATTAGACATTCAAGGCTTAAAACAGCAACTAAAGGGAGCTCCTCAGAAACTTTCAGTTAATCAAAAATCTGAAAAAATTATTTCTTTTCCTTCCGCAGATGGAAAAATGGAGAATTTCAAAGTCTCTGAGCACTCCAATTTTGATCCTGTTTTAGCCGCGAAATATTCCGACATCAAATCGTATGTTGGGCAAAGTTTAGATGATCCTTCTAAGGTAGTTTATTTTAGTGTTTCTCCTTTGGGTTTATCATCCATGGAAATCAATGCAGACAATTCCGCAGTTTTCATAGAACCTTATACCACTGACGCTTCAACTTATGTGGTTTACAAAAAATCTGACAAGAAAGACAACCTAAATAAATTTGAATGTACAACCATTGACGACGTAAAAACTCAATTAGGAACAACTATTACAGCAAGACCTAATGCAGATGATGGTCTTTTGAGAACCTTCAGACTTGCCCTTTCTTGTACGGGGGAATATGCAGTATATTTTGGCGGAACAAAAGCGCAAGCTTTGGCGGCGATGAACAATACTATGACGAGAGTAAATGGTGTTTTCGAAAAAGACTTCTCTGTAAGAATGGTTCTTATTGCGAACAATGACGCGGTAATTTACACCAATGCTTCAACCGACCCTTATTCTGCGGCTTCTTCGATGAGCAGTTGGAATTCTCAATTACAGTCAACGTTGACATCTGTAATTGGTGAAGCAAATTACGACATCGGACATTTATTCGGAGCTTCCGGTGGTGGTGGAAATGCAGGTTGCATCGGCTGTATCTGTGTAAATGGATCAAAAGGTTCAGGAATCACTTCACCTGCAGACAATATTCCATCCGGTGACAATTTCGATATCGATTATGTTGCCCACGAAATGGGTCATCAATTCGGTGGAAACCACACTTTTTCTATGAACAATGAAAGTACAGGTGCAAATATGGAACCTGGTTCTGGCTCAACAATTATGGGTTATGCAGGAATTACATCGCAAGATATTCAAGCGCATTCTGATGCACTTTTTCATGCGATTTCCATTCAGCAGATTACGAATAATGTGAAATCAAAAACCTGCTCTGTAAATACACCTACAGGAAACTCAATCCCAACCGCAAACGCAGGTTCAGACTATACGATTCCGAAAAGCACACCATTTATGTTAACAGGAACTGCTTCTGATGCAAATGGAGACGCATTAACCCATATTTGGGAAGAAATGGATGTTGCTTCAACTTCACAAACGGGAGCAAGTTCTGCGGCAAGTGCTACAAAAACCTCAGGTCCTAACTTCAGATCCTGGACGGCAACCGCTTCACCAACAAGATATTTCCCAAGAATGCAATCTGTCTTAGCGGGAGCTACAACAACTGCAGGTCAGGAAATCACCGTTGAAGCACTTTCTTCTGTAGCAAGAACTTTAAATTTCAGATATACTGTTCGTGATAACAGAGCAGGCGGTTCCGGAAATAATTCTGATGATGCGGTAATCACCGTAAATGCAACTGCAGGACCTTTTACCGTAACCTCTCAATCTGCTGCAACCACTTACACAGGAGGAACTTCACAAGCAGTGACTTGGAACGTTGCAGGTACAACTGCAAACGGCGTGAACGCTGCCAATGTTGATATTCTTTGGTCAACCGATAGTGGAAATTCTTGGACAACACTTTTAGCCGCAACTCCAAATGACGGTTCACAAAATGTAGTGATTCCAAATGCAGCGACTTCCACAGGAAGAATTATGGTGAAAGGAAGCAATCACGTTTTCTTTAACGTAAACAAAGCAAACATTACCGTTACCGCGGGAACTTCAGACACCGTTGCTCCAACTGCACCTACACTTTCCGCATCAGGAACTACGCAAACTTCAACCAATCTTTCTTGGAGTGGCGCAACCGACAATGTGGGTATTATAGGTTATGACGTATACCAAGGAGCAGCTTTATTGGTTTCTACTTCTTCGGCTTCTTATGCAGTTTCAGGACTTTCTGCTTCTACAACCTATTCTTTCACAGTAAAAGCGAAAGATGCAGCAGGTAATATTTCGGCAGCAAGTAATGCGGTTTCCGTAACAACTCTAGCTCCTGTTTCTGATACAACTGCTCCAACAGCACCAACTTTGGCTGCTTCAGGAACAACCTCAAGTTCAACCAACCTTTCTTGGAGTGGAGCAACCGACAATGTTGGTGTTACAGGTTATGACGTATATCAAGGAGCAACTTTATTGGGTGCTACAACCTCAACTTCTTATGCAGTTTCAGGACTTTCTGCTTCAACAACTTATTCTTTCTCTGTAAAGGCGAAAGATGCAGCAGGAAATGTTTCAGCAGCAAGCAACACTGTTTCAGTAACAACTTTAGCAAATTCTGTGACTTACTGTACTGCGGCTGCAACGAATACCAATGACGAAAGAATTGGAAACGTAAAATTCGGAACCATCAACAATTCATCTACTGGAGCTGCAGGTTACGAAAACTTTACTGCAATTTCTACAAACGTAACGCGAGGAACAGCTTACGCAATTTCGATTACTCCGACTTGGACAGCATCTAAATACAATGAAGCGTACTCTGTCTATATCGATTACAACGGAAACGGAGTTTTCACAGATTCAGGCGAAAAAGTTTGGACTAAAACAGGTTCAACAACAACCCCTGTTACAGGTTCAATTACTATCCCTGCAACCGCAACTTTAGGTGCAACAAGGATGAGAGTGATGATGAAATACAGCACTGCTCCAACTTCACCATGTGGAACTTACACTTACGGACAAGTTGAAGATTACACCGTAAACATTATGTCAACGGCAAAAGAAAACGCGGCAATTGTTAATCCAACGAGAGAACTTTCAATCTACCCGAATCCTGTTAAAGGAAGTACATTGAATATTACTAATGCAGATTCTTCCGAGTTCAGCATCTACGATTTGAGCGGAAAAAAAATCAGCAGCGGAAAAATTTCTGATAATACAGTAAGTGTAAACGCTCTTCCAAAAGGAGTCTACCTCATCAAGGTTGGGAATGTTTCTAAAAAATTCATCAAAGAATAACATGTACTATTAATTATTTTAAGACCGCCCCAAATTAATTTTTGAGGCGGTTTTTTCATTACACCACTCTGAAGCGGTTTCTTCAACTTTGGTAAAGGCGTGGGTAGATTACTCGTTTCTTTTAAGTACAGGAAAGTTTCATTTTTTCTATATTTGCTTAAATTTAAATTTTAATGGAAAAAATAGATTCGCTGAATCAGGTTGCAGAATTTCACAGAACCTTTAATGCCCCAATTTTAGATACTCCGCAAATCCCGTCGAAAGAAAGATGCGATCTGCGTGTTTCACTTTTACAGGAAGAATTAAACGAACTCCAACAAGCCATTGCAGATAACGACATTGTAGAAATTGCGGATGCTTTATGCGATTTGCAATACGTTTTAAGCGGAGCAGTTTTGGAATTTGGTTTGGGCGAAAAATTTGTGGAACTGTTCAATGAAGTTCAACGTTCGAATATGTCGAAAGCATGTTCAACACAACAGGAAGCGGATGAAACCATTGAATTCTATAAAGAAAAAGGTCAAGATGCTTATTCCGAGGTTTCGGGCGACAAAATCAATGTTCACCGAACTTCCGACAACAAGGTTTTGAAGAACAAATACTACTCTCCTGCTGATCTAAAAACCATCTTAGAAAATTAATTTATTTTAAATTTAAGCAATGAAAAAAATAATAAAATCTCTTTTTGCTGCCGCAACAATTCTTCTTGTGGCACAATCTTGTGAAGCACAGAAAGTAGTCGTAAACCGAGAAGTAGACACTACGAATGACGGAAAAATGCTTTTGGGAACTCAAACTAAAAGCCAACTTTTAAAGGAGCCATACAGCAGTTGGTACACGAAAGAACACGACCAATATACACTTGATGAGGCAACAGTTGCCCAATTGAAAAAAGAAAAATTAAACTCCTATAATATAACTTTGGTGATGGGAACTTGGTGCGAAGACAGCCACCACGAAGTTCCCAGATTGATGAAGCTTTTGGAAACTTTAAAATATCCGGAACAAAAATTGAATATCATTGCCGTAAATAGAAAAAAAGAATCACCAAGTGGTGAAGAAGGGATTTACAATATTCAGAGAGTTCCAACCATCATCGTTCAAAAATATGGCAAAGAAATTGGTAGAATTGTAGAAACGCCGAAAACTTTTTATGTAGAAAAAGACCTTTTGGAAATCATTAAAAAAGACAATTCATCCATCAAAGATTTATTTAAATAAATTGAAAAATCAACAGAAAATACTACCGTTCATTTTAGGAGCTGCTGCAATGTTGCTCCTGTTTTTTATTTGGAACGCCATCACCAAAAAAGCAGATGACAAAATCCAAAACGACTTCTACATCATCACCAACCAAATCAAAAAGATGAACAAAATGGTCGTGATGGAACAGGATTTTTCGAGCATGCAAAAAACGAAAGTGACTTCCCAACTTCTCGGCGGAATGCTTCCCAATATGGAGAAAGAACTCATCACCTTCACCAAAACCAACGCACAAGTTTCTTATGATTTAAATAAAATGAAACTCGATGTGGATTCAGTTAATAAAAAACTCATCATTAAAGAACTTCCAAATGCAGACATCAAAATTACGCCAAGCGTGGAAATTCAGTCGATGGACGATTCTTTTTTCGACCGTTTTAATGAAAACGATTTCAAAAAAATCACTCAGAATGCGAAAGATAACGCTTACAAAACGGTAAACCAGGACCGTTTAAGAAATGAGGGAAGAAAGCAACTTTTAGAAAATCTCAATAATATATTTGTTTTGGCAAAGGCTTTGAACTACAAAATTGAAGACCAAACCGGTCAAATCGACACTTCAAAACTTTAAACAAAATGATTATGGATAAGCAGAAACATCAAACCAAAACCAAAGAAGCAGAAATAAAAAAGGAAAATCAGGATTTCCCAAACATTCCCGCCTCATCAGAAAAAATACATTCGGAGAAAATGGCGAAAAAGGAAATTAAAGAAACCTCTAAACTTCATGATGACGGAAAAACCGACAATACAGAGAAAAGCGAAAATTAATTTTTTCGCCTTTTTTTTATTAAATGTTAAACTAATCACAAACTCTGCAAAACGCTTTGAAATGCATGATTATCGTTGTAGTATGACTTACATAACAAGTTTTAAAGTCCTGTTACAAAAATTATGAATTATAAAATCCAAGCTATTTTCGCCACTGAAAGCGAGGCGAATTCGGCTTCATCACTACTCCATGCTGCAGGTTATCGTAAAGAATTTCTTGGTTATAAGCAAAACGCACACCTTCAACCCGAATCTTTGGTTGAAGACCATCACATCGATAAAAATTATGTGACCGTTTTTACAAAGAATTTAAATCGTGCCTTCAAAGCAAGAAATATTTTGTCTAGAATTGGAGCGGTTTCTATCAAAATGAAACATCAGTTTTCCCAACAAATTATTAAAGTTGAAAAACTACGATTTTCAAAAAAATTGTAAATGAAATTCAGAATAATCTTTTGGAATATCACCAGCAACCTATCGCAATGGATCATTCTCAGAAAACGTAAAATATAAAATCCAAAAAAATTTCAGATTCAGATAATATGCTGTTAAACAATCGTTAAGACAGCACTTGAATAAAAAGTATTATGTTAAATAGTTCTAAATTTTATACGATGCATTCCTTTTGTCATCATTTTTGATCAACTTCAACTATCAAATCACAAAATATTAACACTTAAAAATTTAACATTATGTCTTACACAATTGTGGGAATGTTCCCAACCAACGAGGATGCAGATAAAGCTTCAAACAAATTAGATAATGCAGGATTTGCCAAGGAAGATTACAGAGTTTCGCGCTACTCCACTTCCGGCAGCCACGAAACTGATGCAGAATATGATTATGAAGAGGACGAAAAAACCACAGGTTTTTGGAATTGGCTTTTCGGCGACGATGAGACTGAAAAACAAAAATACAGCTACGCAGGAACAAAAAGTAACATGGTAACTGTTTACACCGATGATTTAGAAAGAGCCGAAGAAGCGAGAGACATCATGAACGAACAAGGCGCAGTGAATGTGACCGATTTCACCAAAGACCGCTACAATAACGAAGAATTTGTTTCTCCCGATAACAATCTCACCGCCGATGAACGCGCAAGAATCATCAACAAGGCAAAAAACGATTTATATTTCACGGAAGATACAAGAACTTACAGCCTA
Encoded proteins:
- a CDS encoding reprolysin-like metallopeptidase, whose protein sequence is MKTKLLSLAFVAVAGFSYGQTGSLWTQASKKAGSQVIGNKTSITTPKLFELDIQGLKQQLKGAPQKLSVNQKSEKIISFPSADGKMENFKVSEHSNFDPVLAAKYSDIKSYVGQSLDDPSKVVYFSVSPLGLSSMEINADNSAVFIEPYTTDASTYVVYKKSDKKDNLNKFECTTIDDVKTQLGTTITARPNADDGLLRTFRLALSCTGEYAVYFGGTKAQALAAMNNTMTRVNGVFEKDFSVRMVLIANNDAVIYTNASTDPYSAASSMSSWNSQLQSTLTSVIGEANYDIGHLFGASGGGGNAGCIGCICVNGSKGSGITSPADNIPSGDNFDIDYVAHEMGHQFGGNHTFSMNNESTGANMEPGSGSTIMGYAGITSQDIQAHSDALFHAISIQQITNNVKSKTCSVNTPTGNSIPTANAGSDYTIPKSTPFMLTGTASDANGDALTHIWEEMDVASTSQTGASSAASATKTSGPNFRSWTATASPTRYFPRMQSVLAGATTTAGQEITVEALSSVARTLNFRYTVRDNRAGGSGNNSDDAVITVNATAGPFTVTSQSAATTYTGGTSQAVTWNVAGTTANGVNAANVDILWSTDSGNSWTTLLAATPNDGSQNVVIPNAATSTGRIMVKGSNHVFFNVNKANITVTAGTSDTVAPTAPTLSASGTTQTSTNLSWSGATDNVGIIGYDVYQGAALLVSTSSASYAVSGLSASTTYSFTVKAKDAAGNISAASNAVSVTTLAPVSDTTAPTAPTLAASGTTSSSTNLSWSGATDNVGVTGYDVYQGATLLGATTSTSYAVSGLSASTTYSFSVKAKDAAGNVSAASNTVSVTTLANSVTYCTAAATNTNDERIGNVKFGTINNSSTGAAGYENFTAISTNVTRGTAYAISITPTWTASKYNEAYSVYIDYNGNGVFTDSGEKVWTKTGSTTTPVTGSITIPATATLGATRMRVMMKYSTAPTSPCGTYTYGQVEDYTVNIMSTAKENAAIVNPTRELSIYPNPVKGSTLNITNADSSEFSIYDLSGKKISSGKISDNTVSVNALPKGVYLIKVGNVSKKFIKE
- a CDS encoding pyrophosphohydrolase domain-containing protein, producing the protein MEKIDSLNQVAEFHRTFNAPILDTPQIPSKERCDLRVSLLQEELNELQQAIADNDIVEIADALCDLQYVLSGAVLEFGLGEKFVELFNEVQRSNMSKACSTQQEADETIEFYKEKGQDAYSEVSGDKINVHRTSDNKVLKNKYYSPADLKTILEN
- a CDS encoding TlpA family protein disulfide reductase, yielding MKKIIKSLFAAATILLVAQSCEAQKVVVNREVDTTNDGKMLLGTQTKSQLLKEPYSSWYTKEHDQYTLDEATVAQLKKEKLNSYNITLVMGTWCEDSHHEVPRLMKLLETLKYPEQKLNIIAVNRKKESPSGEEGIYNIQRVPTIIVQKYGKEIGRIVETPKTFYVEKDLLEIIKKDNSSIKDLFK
- a CDS encoding DUF4230 domain-containing protein yields the protein MKNQQKILPFILGAAAMLLLFFIWNAITKKADDKIQNDFYIITNQIKKMNKMVVMEQDFSSMQKTKVTSQLLGGMLPNMEKELITFTKTNAQVSYDLNKMKLDVDSVNKKLIIKELPNADIKITPSVEIQSMDDSFFDRFNENDFKKITQNAKDNAYKTVNQDRLRNEGRKQLLENLNNIFVLAKALNYKIEDQTGQIDTSKL
- a CDS encoding SIMPL domain-containing protein, coding for MSYTIVGMFPTNEDADKASNKLDNAGFAKEDYRVSRYSTSGSHETDAEYDYEEDEKTTGFWNWLFGDDETEKQKYSYAGTKSNMVTVYTDDLERAEEARDIMNEQGAVNVTDFTKDRYNNEEFVSPDNNLTADERARIINKAKNDLYFTEDTRTYSLTNRGMTSDMDSMGNRDTF